GCGGTTTGGCAGAACATCGCGAAGTTCCGCTCGAACGCCTCCACCGCGGCGCCCCCGACAAAATCACAATTTTCCAAAACCGGCTGGATCGCCGCGGCAATTTCGTCTTTGATGCTGCGGTACTGTGCCTTCAGATCAAGAAACGGTACGGCCGCCGGCACGGCGTCCGGTTGACTCGCTTGCATGAATGCCTCCTGCATCGCTTGAGTGTGAATCCCGCAAAACCAGAATGACATGGCCTTTCATTTCGCGGGCTGCGTCTCCGTCCGGGCTTTATCGCATATCAAATCCCGGGCGGCTGAATTCAATAAGGTCTGGCGATCAAATCATAAGGGCAGGTCAGGTCCGCAATCGTCTTGATCACGCGGCCGGGATTGCCTGCCACCACGGCATGGTCCGGCACATTCTCCACCACCACGCTGCCCGCGCCGATCAACGCGCCGGCGCCGATCACAATATCCGGCAGCAGCACGGCATTCGCGCCGATCTTGGCGCCGCGGCCAATGGTCGGGCCTTTCAGGCATTGCTTGACTTCGGGGCACAGCGGGTGCAAGGCGTTGGTCAACACCACGTTCGGTCCGATCCAGCAATCGTCTTCGAGAACGGAGTATTCCGGCACAAAAGCCTGGGAGTGAATGCGCACCCGGTTGCCGATCCGCACGTGATGTTCGATGACCGTGCCGGTGCCGACGCTCACTTGGTCGCCGATGGTGTTGTATTCGCGAATCATCACGTGATGGCCGGTTTGGAAATTTGCGCCGATCGTGTTGCCGGCGTAGATCACCGTGTGGGAACGCAGCAGGCTGTTGGCGCCGATGAGGGTCGCCCCCGCCTCTTCGCCGGCCGCTGCCGGCGGCAGGCCGATGAGGCAGTACGGCTGCACCACGGTGCCGTCGCCCAGTTGCACATGGGGAAGAATGGTGTAATTGTCAGCGGCAAAAAACCTCTGCCTCTCCGTGGCCACTTTCACCTCGCTGCCTTTGGCGTCATTGCCGGCGGCAAGATAAGCCGGGCGCAGCAGAAAGGCAAGATTGGAAAAAAGCGTTGCGACAAAACTGTCAAATTTGCACGCACTCACCGCCGCGCTGCAACGAGCGGCTGCCTGCTGCGAGAATTCTGACCACGGCCAGGCCGTTCTCGCCGTCGCTCAGCGGCCGTTGGTTGGCGCGAATGCAATCGATGAAATGCTGGCACTGCGCCTTGAGCGGCTCGAGCAGGTCGACTTTGGGAATCAACAAATCGCCGGCGCGGCGAATGAGCTGAAAGGCGCCGAAGGTGTCAAACTCCCCCAAGTGCGCGGCGAGATTGTGGCGGGTGATGCCTTTGTCGAAGAGTTGAATCTTGTGATCGGGATGCACGTCATCATAGACGATCATCTTCTGCGCGCCGACAATGGTCATCTGCCGGACTTTGTTGGGATCCAGCCAGCTCACTTGAATGTGAGCCGCAACGCCGCTGGCGAAGCGCAGATGCAGGAAAGCCACATCGGCGATGCCGGGCTGCAGGTAGGCGTTGCCGTGCACCGCGATCGCCACCGGCGATTCTCCCAGCCAGTGCAGGATGATCGACAAGTCATGCGGGGCGAGATTCCACATGGCATCGACTTCGCGACGCACAATGCCGAGGTTCAAGCGCCGCGAGGTGATGTAATAAATCTCGCCGGCCAGTCCCTCCTGCAAATAAGCCTTGATGCGCTGCACCGCCGCATCATAGAGAAAAGTATGCCCCACCATCAACACGCGCTGCCGGGACTGCGCCAGTTCCACGAG
The window above is part of the bacterium genome. Proteins encoded here:
- a CDS encoding transferase encodes the protein MSACKFDSFVATLFSNLAFLLRPAYLAAGNDAKGSEVKVATERQRFFAADNYTILPHVQLGDGTVVQPYCLIGLPPAAAGEEAGATLIGANSLLRSHTVIYAGNTIGANFQTGHHVMIREYNTIGDQVSVGTGTVIEHHVRIGNRVRIHSQAFVPEYSVLEDDCWIGPNVVLTNALHPLCPEVKQCLKGPTIGRGAKIGANAVLLPDIVIGAGALIGAGSVVVENVPDHAVVAGNPGRVIKTIADLTCPYDLIARPY
- a CDS encoding Gfo/Idh/MocA family oxidoreductase encodes the protein MVRLAQIGAGYWGRHLLRNFLEAEGAQVTMVCDHNPASLAALAKRHPGLICCREAREVFAAAELEAVAIATPPDSHFALAQQALAAGLHVFVEKPLAPSVRECETLVELAQSRQRVLMVGHTFLYDAAVQRIKAYLQEGLAGEIYYITSRRLNLGIVRREVDAMWNLAPHDLSIILHWLGESPVAIAVHGNAYLQPGIADVAFLHLRFASGVAAHIQVSWLDPNKVRQMTIVGAQKMIVYDDVHPDHKIQLFDKGITRHNLAAHLGEFDTFGAFQLIRRAGDLLIPKVDLLEPLKAQCQHFIDCIRANQRPLSDGENGLAVVRILAAGSRSLQRGGECVQI